The Rhodothermales bacterium genomic sequence GTCCATGTTTGCGGTATGCCGGGATCCTGCCCATGCGGCGGGTGTCGCACAGGCCATGCTCGGCGCCGCCCGGGAAATGGGGGCTGACGGTCATGTACGGGTGTCCCGTCCGGATGAACGTGGCGCACGTCTCGAAGGACCATGATCCGGTATGTATCCACACGGTCAAGCGGGGGAGTGGGCGTGACGTTCCGCGAGGCGCTCCTGCAAGGACTTGCTCCCGATGGCGGTTTGTATCTCCCCACACGCATACCTGAACTGCCGCTCGGGCTCCAGCACGACGATTTCAAAAATACCGCGCGGGAGGTGCTGGGAGTATGGCTGGACGGCGTCCTTGATGGCAACAGGCTCGGGGATCTGATTGAAGATGCGTTCAACTTCCCGGTCCCCCTGATTCCTGTGGCTGAAGAGGAGGGCCCGCTCTTGCTTGAACTGTTCCATGGTCCGACGCTGTCGTTCAAGGATTTTGGCGCCCGGTTCCTCGGGAGGATGCTGGGCGCGCTTGCGGCAGAACCCGTGACCATCCTGGTAGCCACGTCTGGCGATACGGGCAGTGCGGTTGCAGATGGATGTTCAGGTATTCCTGGCGTGCGCGTCGTATTGCTTTTCCCGAAAGGGCAGGTCAGCCCCGTGCAGGAGCGGCAATTGATCATCAAGCGCCCCGGCGTCACCGCCGTCCGGGTCCGCGGTACCTTCGATGACTGTCAACGCCTGGTCAAAGGCGCTTTTTCACATGCCGGTTTGAAGGAGCACAGCCTGACGACAGCCAACTCCATCAACATCGGTCGCCTTCTGCCGCAGATGCTGTACTACATCCATGCGGCACTGGCGTGTGATCGACCGCCCATGTTCTTCGTACCGTCGGGCAATCTGGGAAACCTGACGGCCGGTGTGCTCGCAGCGGTTTCAGGCATGCCAGTCTCCGGATTCGTGGCGGCCCATAACGAGAACGACTTTTTCCCCCGTTGGCTGGACAATCCCTCAGCCGGATTTGCACCGTCCGTACAGACATTGTCCAATGCCATGGACGTCGGTGCGCCTTCCAATTTCGAGCGTTTGGCATCCCTGTTCCGGTCACGCCGCGTACGGGAGACGGTCCGGGGAGCCCGGATTTCAGACGAACGTACCCGGGAAATCATGCGCCATGTCTGGGAAAGGCACGGATACCTGGCCGATCCCCATACGGCCGTCGGACTTGCGGCCGCCCAGGATGCCATACGTTCCGGGAAAGCTGGTCCGGTCGGGACGCCGGCGGTTGTCTTGTCCACGGCCCACCCGGCCAAGTTTCCCGAAATCGTGGAGTCCGCGACGGGTCATGTGCCGGACGAACCTTCCCGGCTGGCCTTGCTGGATGGGGCTGCCATTTGCGTGCACGAAATGGCAGCGGACGACGATGAGCTCGCTGAACTCATTCGGACTGCGGAGTAGTTGGAACGCGGGGACTCCACGGGTTGAACAGCCTTCCAGGGAGTGTCCTATCGGCTGAAGGGGATTTCCATCCGGTTCTCGTTTCCCTTGTTGTCCACGGCCCGAATGGTCAGAACGTGCGAACCGGGTGCCGTGCGCTCATCGAAATGGTGGGTAAACAGGGCGTTTTTGGCGTCGTATTCGAACAGGCGCCACTCCCCGTC encodes the following:
- the thrC gene encoding threonine synthase, whose protein sequence is MIRYVSTRSSGGVGVTFREALLQGLAPDGGLYLPTRIPELPLGLQHDDFKNTAREVLGVWLDGVLDGNRLGDLIEDAFNFPVPLIPVAEEEGPLLLELFHGPTLSFKDFGARFLGRMLGALAAEPVTILVATSGDTGSAVADGCSGIPGVRVVLLFPKGQVSPVQERQLIIKRPGVTAVRVRGTFDDCQRLVKGAFSHAGLKEHSLTTANSINIGRLLPQMLYYIHAALACDRPPMFFVPSGNLGNLTAGVLAAVSGMPVSGFVAAHNENDFFPRWLDNPSAGFAPSVQTLSNAMDVGAPSNFERLASLFRSRRVRETVRGARISDERTREIMRHVWERHGYLADPHTAVGLAAAQDAIRSGKAGPVGTPAVVLSTAHPAKFPEIVESATGHVPDEPSRLALLDGAAICVHEMAADDDELAELIRTAE